The region CTAAAGCCTGATCGGCAAATACAAAAAGAGCATCATCAGAATTACGAAGCAGTTTAAATTTGACTTCTATTGGAAAAACAATATATTGATCAATATAACCCAACCATTTTTTCAATGATTTCATCAATGGAAGCTTATAAAATCGAGCTTTAGGACTCCAAACTATTACTTCATGACCTCTTTCTCTCATTCCTGTTAAGAGCATATTTGCATATCGAGGCATGCTTTGATGTTCTAAAAATGAAGGATGAGTAAAAAGTACTATTTTCATCAATTTGTTTTCATTTTTATATTTATACTCGCCACCAATAAACCCGAAGCCATTATGGCGCAACCCAACATACTAGGCTGTGCCCACTGCCCTTGAGTAATTAAGAATAAGGCTGTTCCGCAAAATGTAACTGGCAGTAATTTGTATTTATTAGGTAATTTAATAGAACTGTAAAACAATCCTATTGCAAAAAATAATCTTAAAGCAATCATACCGCCACCCAAAATAAGACCTTGTTCTCCACCCACACGATTTAGCTCTCCTTCTGAAACCAGGAAAACTCTTTTTCCTGTTAGCAATTGTGCCCCTGCATTAGTCCCCATACCAAGGTTACCTACAAATAAAGGCGAATTTAACAATGTTGTTATTGGCTCTGTAAAGCCATTTAACGCTCTCATGAAAAAAGAATCTGTCAAACCTCCGTCTTGATCATTTGCAGTATCTACCCTACTCATAAAAACTTCTGTACCCACACTAAAAATTGGAGTAGTCTTTTGTAAAATCGTAAACAATGCGAAAATTGCAAATACTGTAATTACTAAACGTATAATTGATTTCATACTCGTCGAAGATCCAATAAAAGCAAATAAACCAACTAAAAGCACGCCTCCAACTGCTGTTCTACTTACTGTTATGGGCAAAGCAATTATAAGAGCAATGGTACTTGCATACAGTAAAATTTTTGAACAAGCTTCTTTAGACAACCAAAAATAAAATACAAATACAGAAACTAATATGTAATAAGATGATAATCCTGTAGTGAAAGAGAAAGTGCCTGAAGGTCTAAAATATCCCATTGAGCCGGAAAAACCAGCACTACCTTCTCCACCAATACCCGTATTTATAAAGGCAGTTTGCGGACTTATAAATTGAAAATAAACAATTATCGTGACCACAATATTTATTGCCAGCAGGACACGTCCCATTTTTAAAATATCCTCTTTTGTAAAAACAGCACCTATAACAAAAATTAAAGGAAAATGAACCAGCATAATTCGAGCCCCATAAAGACCTACAAATAGGTTTTCATGTCCAAAAGTCAAAGTAATAGCTAAACTAAGCAAGGTAAAAATGGCACTTAAAGTAACATAAGGATTAACAAATTTTACCTTCATATAAAAAGCTTTTACAATGATGTAAATAGCAATAGGATCTCTTACAACCAACAAAGGTGTAGCAAGACTAGGTAAAATCCATTTACGCAATGCCCCTTCAAAAATCCAAAGTAAAAAATAAAGCCAAATTGCTATTTTTATTGAATTATAATTAGGAATGCTCTCTTGTTCTTCCATGGAATGAAATAATATTGTTTCTTTAAAAATTATTTAGTGAAGAAAAAGCTTCGGCCATTTCCTGACCATATACAGACCACGGTCTAGTTTGAGCTTTGTTTTGTGCTGCAAGTCCGTATTGTTCTACTATTTCTGGTTTTTCCAGTATTTTAATAAATACTTCTTTAATTGCATTTGAAGAGCCAGCCGGCACAATCCAGCCATTCTTATCATGCTCAATTAGGTCTGGTCCTGCTGTTCTTTCTGTTGTAATAACAGGAACTCCCTGCGACATAGCTTCTGTAATTACCAATCCGAAACCTTCAAAAAGTGATGGAAAAACGAATACATCATGTTCTCGCATACATTTTAAAACCTGATCATGAGATAAAGATGGAATCCATGTATGTTTTTCTAAAGCTTTATTCAAAGCATCACAGTTTGCTACAGCTTTATGTCCTACAATTGTTAACTCTATTTTATCTTCTAATCCCGCTACAGCTTCAAATAAATATGAAAGTCCTTTTCGCTGCGATAAACCTCCGATAAATAAAATTTTAAGCTTACGGTTTACAAGAGGCACATATGTTTTTTTTTGTCTGACCTCTGGAAAACCATACGGAATCACTTTTATTTCGGGCAGGTTTCCTGAATATTCTTCCAAAGTTTTTTTTGTAAAACTACTCGCTACAAAAACGACATCGGCTAGAGCCAATTCTTGATCTTTTTGAGCCAATTTCTTGTTCGAATCATTAAATCCTGTTAGCGTACTTGACCATTGTGGATTGATTTCAAACTCTTTTTGCATTAGTAAACGAGCACTTTTCCAATACCCTATTGGTAAATCATAAATGCAATGAAGTCCTAATTGTTTTGCTTTTAGAAAAGTAGATAATGCACCGTCTTCATAAGCATATACTCCTAACAATCCGTTTCTTTTTGCTTTTGCCAAACTATTGGCAACCCATTTATCATGTTTTTGATATACTTTTTCTACGCAAAAAAAACCCGTTTCATGTTTAACCAAAGTATTAAAATGCAATCTAGAAGCTAATAAACGTCCAAACTCAAAAAAAGATTTTGATCTTGTATAGGGTTGCCAAGCACGTTCTAGACTTCTTCTTCGTAAATCTTTTAATTTCGGATTACTACTTATTTTATATAAAAACTGCTCTGGAAATATTGCAATTGAGGTAAAAAGTTTAAACAGAAGATTGTTTTTTAGTAAACCAACTACCAAATTTTTTGAATTTGCATTTAACGTCGGATGAGATACTAGTACCTTCATATTTTTGAAATTGAATTAATAAACTGATCCGTCATGCAATTCAAATCAAACACCTCAGCATCTATTGGAGTTATTTTTAAATTATTTTTTTCATATTTAATAATTTCTTTTATGTCATAATGCCCTTTTGCCGGAGTCCAATTTCTTGAAACTGAAATAGTATTTATTCGATGTTCCCTGTATGCTGCATACACCCCGCTTTTTTCAGTCTGCAAATAAGGCGTTGTAGAAATACCATAGTCACTATTAATCAAAACCTGGGAAATTTCGCTTTCAGATTGTATTCCTAAAACTTCATAAACAATATTATTATTTTCAAGTATGGAAAGATAATTATCCAGTTCTGAACCATTTTTACCTATAAAAACAAATTTTATTGGTTTAACAAACGTGTCTAAAGTTTGTAATAAATCGCCAATAAAATCTTCAAAAGGAGCTCCCGGATGAATTGTACCAAACAAAACAAATTGAGTAAATCCTATTTCTTGTTTTGTTACATTATTTAAAGGTATGTTCCCACAAATAGGTAAAACTTCGGAAGTGATATTATGCGAATGAAGAAAAAATTGATACAGCTGATTTTGTGTGGTAATAAAATGAGGTCTGTTTTTGGTAATTAATTGCTGAATGATTACTTGCTGCGCTTTTCCAATAATTTTATGTTTTATAGACGCTTCTAAATCAATTCCCAGCCATAATTCATGAAACATAATATGCCATTTATGATTTCCTTTTAATCTCTTTAAAAAAGATGGTATCCAGAAAGGAAGTCCTTTAGCATTAAAACTGTAAGGCACAAATTGCAGAGAAATCCAATCCGGCTGAAACTCTTTTAAAATATCTTGAGACCAAGTAAATCGTTGTGCATTTGAAATTTCGAGTGCTACACGGTGTACAACAATTTCGGTATGATCAAATTCCTGTTTTTCTGTAGAAAAAGTTTTGGAATGATAATCGTATAAACTCAATATTTGAGTTTGGTGACCTTTTTTTATTAACTCTCCACACAAACGTCTTGTATAATCTCCTACACCGTCATGTCCAGGCTCAAGTGAGCCACAAAGGAAGAGGATTTTCATAAGTTTTATTTTTTTCTTGTTTTTATTTTATAAAATACAATGCTATCAATCAGTAAATTATCTCTCTAGTGACATTTTAAATTGATTAAAAAAACCAACTGGAGATAAATAATCTTCCCATATTTTACGAAGCTGAACTTGTCTGTTTTTAAATTCACTTTCAGATAAATTATGGTGGTATTCATTTACGATTTCACCAATTTTATGAATATCTTTTTCTTCGACCCAAACGCACAACTTTTTCCAATCAATGGTATCTTCAAAAGGTAAAATGCAGTCTGTATTGACAAATATTGGAATTCGTCCACAGCAAAGAGTTTCATAAAACCTAATAGAATTATTTCCAATTCCGCGTACACAAACAGTATAATCGTTATCTACAATATTATTTATATAATTAAGACGGTAAATGTTACTATCTTCTTTGTGCGCTCCCGTATTTAAACCTCCCGGACCAAAACCAAAATTGCCTTTTATGATAAAATTTGTTTTGATTCTTTTTGCTCTATTCAGAACAATAAGAACTCGTGCTCGATAAGAATGCGATGAGTAATCTGGAAAATACTTCATTAGCCCTAAATAATTTGCCCACAGCTTTGCCAATGCAATAAATTTATCTTTTCGAAAAGGCAAATTTAATGGAGGAGCAAATCCGCAAAAGCCTATTTTTGGAATAACAGATTTATCTCTAATTTCCAAAGCACCATCTTTATATCTTTCCAGAAAATCTTCAAAAAAATGTGGAAAAGATAACAGGCCATTTGAATTTTTGGATTTATATGCTGCCCCCGAAAATACAATAGCATTTTTTATTTTAATTGCAACATTCCCCACATCGTGACCAGAGAATACAAGTATTTTTTTTCCATTTGCAACACATTTCTCTATAAATGCCACTAATTCTTTTGGAGTTTCATCTGAAGGATAACTGTAAGGCATATAGATTGGTACGACAGCAATATCAGCATCTTCCAAACTTGTAATGCTCATATTTTCTTTTGCGTATAGGCAGTAACTATCGAATCTTCCTTTTATAATTTCATTATCATCTCCTCTGGTAGCGGTATAATGTTCTGATGTATAAAATGGAAATAGCATATCTATGCCTTTGCCAAATTTTAGTAAAGAAAAATCTGTATATATTTTCATCTTTTAGTCAATTATGACAGTTTAAAAAACATTCAAATTATGGTAATTAGAAATAGTAAATGCCAATAAAACAAAGCTATTTTCTAAAGTAGAAAATCAAGATTTATAAAATCTTCCAATTAGTTTTGTCACTTTTATTATCATTCTTTTGGCTTTGACTGTTCGCTTAGAATGCGCGATAATAGGGTAACTTGTATTATTCCAGTAGCATTCATCTACCAATCTAGGCTGGCGTCCATCAAATGATTTCAGGGTATAATTGATGTTCCAGGGTTTATTTTCACCGAGTGCATGAAACATGATTGCTTTACCAGAAACAAAGCTCATTCCCTCTTTTCCGAGGTAACTAACTTTACCATCATAAGCTTCAATTGTAGCATTTAAAGCATCTTGATCTGATTTATCAAAAATCTGAAATCCGTCCAGCTTCAAAATTGTTGTGTTATAGGTTTGTTTATAAAAAATCGAATTTTCAAGCCCGCCAATTGCTTCGCCCATAAATAACTGCAGGTTAAGCCACAAAATTAAAAACGAAATATCTTTTTTTAGAACTCCAATAAAACCACCATTAACATAAGTTGGATTTTTAAATTCTAAATTGACATTGTAGTTTTTAAAATAATTTTTCCAGCCTTGTCTGCGAGGATGAAATTCCTGCAAAGGAGAATTTATATCTTCACACAATGCAACACCGCAATTGACCCATTGTTCAAAGCAAACCCAAGAATCGTCTACCACAATATCCGGATCAAAATAAAATAATGCTTCAGCATCTTTTGCAGGTCCTTCCCATAATTCCAACATAAAATCGGGCTTATAATTGGTTAGACTATAAGTAGTGCTGAGAGGCAAAAAAACAAGTTCAATTCCATCAACAGGATATAAAACAATGGCATTTTCCCATTTCCCAATTGTTTGTTTTTTGCCTTCTAAGGCCCAATTGGGTAATTTTCCTCGGTATCCCACGTAAATGGAACCTAGAAAACCTTGTTTATAAAGTGAATTAGAAAGTGTAGCCACACCATAATGGTAATGACCTTCAAATAGAGTACAAACGGCTGAATTCATAAGATTTATTTTGGACATTCTAGGCGGACAAATATCTTTTTAAACGCATTATTTTTCCTTTCACATAAGTTACATTAGATAAATCTGTGACTTGGATTTTAAAAAATTGCATCATTCTATTTTCGTCGGTTTGGTTCGAAAACATAAAGTCATCAATGGCTTCAGATCCTATGCGTCCTCGTCCAGAATAATGCAAATGACTTATTGTAATATTTTTATTTTCAAATGAAGGTTGTTGTTCGTATTGCTTTTTATCTTCTTCAGATAAAGTAGAAAACCAACTTTTAAACGATCTCGTTTTCTTTTGATTATTTCCTTGAACAGCTTGAAGTAAATCTAAACTGTTTTTATAATCTCCTGACCAGGAGCTCAACCAATTGTAAGGCGGTTTACAAAGATTAAGCATTTTCCAATCACCAATTAAAGAAGCAATGTGTAATAAAGACTGGTCATGTTTTTGAGGAATTTCAGGATTTTCTTTGAACCAATCGACAGCAGCATTCATATCGGTAATCATTTTATCACTCTTTTTTACCAACATATGCCCAGCTGTAAGCGCTGTAAGAAGACTATCTTTTCCAAAAATCTCTTCTATTTTATTTGGTTGCAGATAATTAAATCTTCCTTGCGTGGTATATTCTTCGTCTGCATGAACTAAATCATAGTCTGCTGAAAATTCAAACATACGTTCCCAATTCGTTAATGCAACAATATCATTATCAGCATATATAAATTCCTCCCAATCACAAAACCATGCTAAAAAGCGATACAAAAATCCCATAGGACAATCTGTCAATACGCTTCTTAAGTTGTTTATAAAAGTTATCGCCTCTTGTGGAAAGTCGTCTACAGTTAA is a window of Flavobacterium crocinum DNA encoding:
- a CDS encoding glycosyltransferase family 4 protein → MKVLVSHPTLNANSKNLVVGLLKNNLLFKLFTSIAIFPEQFLYKISSNPKLKDLRRRSLERAWQPYTRSKSFFEFGRLLASRLHFNTLVKHETGFFCVEKVYQKHDKWVANSLAKAKRNGLLGVYAYEDGALSTFLKAKQLGLHCIYDLPIGYWKSARLLMQKEFEINPQWSSTLTGFNDSNKKLAQKDQELALADVVFVASSFTKKTLEEYSGNLPEIKVIPYGFPEVRQKKTYVPLVNRKLKILFIGGLSQRKGLSYLFEAVAGLEDKIELTIVGHKAVANCDALNKALEKHTWIPSLSHDQVLKCMREHDVFVFPSLFEGFGLVITEAMSQGVPVITTERTAGPDLIEHDKNGWIVPAGSSNAIKEVFIKILEKPEIVEQYGLAAQNKAQTRPWSVYGQEMAEAFSSLNNF
- a CDS encoding glycosyltransferase family protein, which produces MKILFLCGSLEPGHDGVGDYTRRLCGELIKKGHQTQILSLYDYHSKTFSTEKQEFDHTEIVVHRVALEISNAQRFTWSQDILKEFQPDWISLQFVPYSFNAKGLPFWIPSFLKRLKGNHKWHIMFHELWLGIDLEASIKHKIIGKAQQVIIQQLITKNRPHFITTQNQLYQFFLHSHNITSEVLPICGNIPLNNVTKQEIGFTQFVLFGTIHPGAPFEDFIGDLLQTLDTFVKPIKFVFIGKNGSELDNYLSILENNNIVYEVLGIQSESEISQVLINSDYGISTTPYLQTEKSGVYAAYREHRINTISVSRNWTPAKGHYDIKEIIKYEKNNLKITPIDAEVFDLNCMTDQFINSISKI
- a CDS encoding exostosin domain-containing protein, with protein sequence MKIYTDFSLLKFGKGIDMLFPFYTSEHYTATRGDDNEIIKGRFDSYCLYAKENMSITSLEDADIAVVPIYMPYSYPSDETPKELVAFIEKCVANGKKILVFSGHDVGNVAIKIKNAIVFSGAAYKSKNSNGLLSFPHFFEDFLERYKDGALEIRDKSVIPKIGFCGFAPPLNLPFRKDKFIALAKLWANYLGLMKYFPDYSSHSYRARVLIVLNRAKRIKTNFIIKGNFGFGPGGLNTGAHKEDSNIYRLNYINNIVDNDYTVCVRGIGNNSIRFYETLCCGRIPIFVNTDCILPFEDTIDWKKLCVWVEEKDIHKIGEIVNEYHHNLSESEFKNRQVQLRKIWEDYLSPVGFFNQFKMSLER
- a CDS encoding alpha-mannosyltransferase, with the translated sequence MKKGIVLVANYKSQIYCDNLIYSIRESGCTLPIRLIHFGGKPVDSKNILDEVEFLTVDDFPQEAITFINNLRSVLTDCPMGFLYRFLAWFCDWEEFIYADNDIVALTNWERMFEFSADYDLVHADEEYTTQGRFNYLQPNKIEEIFGKDSLLTALTAGHMLVKKSDKMITDMNAAVDWFKENPEIPQKHDQSLLHIASLIGDWKMLNLCKPPYNWLSSWSGDYKNSLDLLQAVQGNNQKKTRSFKSWFSTLSEEDKKQYEQQPSFENKNITISHLHYSGRGRIGSEAIDDFMFSNQTDENRMMQFFKIQVTDLSNVTYVKGKIMRLKRYLSA